From Maritimibacter sp. DP1N21-5, a single genomic window includes:
- a CDS encoding SH3 domain-containing protein, producing MDRRIFIATGLAAITLAGPATAQTHAVNSPRDGFLNLRTGPGEQFDIIGRMGHGSRVTILESAGSWVRVRHDSGTVGWCSARYLAALAVSPYYYVYSPGDGFLNLRTGPGTRYSIIGPMYNGEEVRILERAGEWVRVRHQSGTVGWCSSKYLRQ from the coding sequence TTGGACCGCAGGATTTTCATCGCCACAGGCCTCGCTGCCATTACCCTGGCCGGACCCGCCACGGCACAGACTCACGCCGTCAACTCGCCGCGAGACGGCTTTCTGAACCTGCGCACCGGGCCGGGCGAACAATTCGACATCATCGGGCGCATGGGCCACGGAAGCCGCGTCACCATCCTTGAAAGCGCCGGAAGCTGGGTGCGCGTGCGCCATGACAGCGGCACGGTCGGCTGGTGTTCCGCCCGCTACCTCGCCGCGCTGGCGGTGTCGCCCTATTACTACGTCTATTCGCCGGGGGACGGTTTCCTCAACCTGCGCACGGGCCCCGGCACCCGCTATTCCATCATCGGACCGATGTACAACGGCGAGGAAGTCCGCATCCTCGAACGCGCCGGAGAATGGGTCCGCGTGCGGCATCAGAGCGGCACCGTCGGTTGGTGTTCGTCGAAATATCTGAGGCAGTGA
- a CDS encoding mechanosensitive ion channel family protein: MEEQIQQQVATWLDRFGELIPYLLDGVKALLILIVGWIIAAAISRMVKKRVDNAKRIDPTVGNFIASMVRWVLLGIVGITVLNVFGVEVTSLVAMLGAATLAIGLALQGTLGDLAAGFMIILFRPYRNGQYISIDSTSGTVKEINLFFTELATPDNIQIIVPNGKAWGAIITNYSAHDTRRVDLTVGIDYSDDMDRAMEVMLEMAKADARVMDDPEPWVRVTNLGDSSVDLTMRIWAAAADYWDLKFAMTKAVKERFDAAGLSIPFPQQVSWVQSDPGTSLAVAQTQRAAE, encoded by the coding sequence ATGGAAGAGCAAATCCAACAGCAAGTTGCCACATGGCTCGACCGCTTCGGAGAGCTGATCCCCTATCTGCTCGACGGCGTGAAGGCGCTTCTCATCCTCATCGTCGGCTGGATCATCGCCGCCGCCATCAGCCGCATGGTCAAGAAACGCGTCGACAACGCCAAACGCATCGACCCGACCGTCGGGAACTTCATCGCCTCGATGGTGCGCTGGGTGCTGCTCGGCATCGTGGGGATCACGGTCCTCAATGTCTTCGGGGTCGAAGTCACCTCGCTCGTCGCCATGCTCGGCGCCGCAACGCTGGCCATCGGCCTCGCGCTTCAGGGCACGCTGGGCGACCTCGCGGCGGGTTTCATGATCATCCTCTTCCGGCCCTATCGCAACGGCCAGTACATCTCGATCGACAGCACATCGGGCACCGTGAAGGAGATCAACCTTTTCTTCACCGAGCTTGCGACGCCGGACAACATCCAGATCATTGTCCCCAACGGCAAGGCATGGGGCGCGATCATCACGAACTACTCGGCCCATGACACCCGCCGCGTCGACCTGACCGTGGGCATTGATTATTCCGACGACATGGACCGCGCCATGGAGGTCATGCTCGAGATGGCAAAGGCCGATGCCCGCGTCATGGACGACCCGGAGCCCTGGGTGCGCGTGACCAACCTTGGCGATTCCTCCGTCGATCTGACCATGCGCATCTGGGCCGCCGCCGCCGACTACTGGGACCTGAAGTTCGCCATGACCAAGGCGGTCAAGGAACGCTTCGACGCCGCCGGCCTGTCGATCCCCTTCCCGCAACAGGTGTCCTGGGTCCAGTCCGATCCCGGCACCTCGCTCGCCGTGGCGCAGACCCAGCGCGCGGCAGAGTAG
- the mscL gene encoding large conductance mechanosensitive channel protein MscL: MLKEFRDFIARGNVMDMAVGIIVGAAFTAIVTSLVADLINPIIGLFTGGIDFTNNYAVLSGDVPEGASLEAARESGASIFAYGSFIMALINFLIIAFVVFMLVRMVNKIKAAAEGPKVETPKEAPPPPPEVALLTEIRDALKAR, translated from the coding sequence ATGCTCAAGGAATTCAGAGACTTCATTGCGCGCGGCAATGTCATGGACATGGCCGTCGGTATTATCGTTGGCGCGGCCTTTACCGCCATCGTCACGTCGCTTGTCGCGGACCTGATCAACCCGATCATCGGGCTCTTCACCGGCGGCATCGACTTCACCAACAACTATGCCGTGCTCTCCGGCGATGTCCCCGAGGGCGCATCGCTCGAAGCGGCGCGGGAATCCGGCGCGTCGATCTTTGCCTATGGCAGCTTCATCATGGCCCTGATCAATTTCCTGATCATCGCCTTCGTGGTCTTCATGCTCGTGCGCATGGTCAACAAGATCAAGGCGGCCGCCGAAGGACCCAAGGTCGAAACCCCCAAGGAAGCTCCGCCGCCGCCGCCGGAAGTGGCACTACTCACGGAAATCCGCGACGCGCTCAAGGCGCGCTGA
- a CDS encoding PLD nuclease N-terminal domain-containing protein encodes MFELSGFFGLILLALDIWALISIFSSGASTGSKVLWALLVIILPLLGFIIWLVAGPKSSARTV; translated from the coding sequence ATGTTCGAACTTTCCGGCTTCTTTGGCCTCATCCTCCTCGCGCTCGACATCTGGGCGCTGATCTCGATCTTCTCGTCGGGTGCCTCGACCGGGTCCAAGGTTCTCTGGGCCCTGCTTGTGATCATCCTGCCGCTGCTCGGCTTCATCATCTGGCTCGTGGCCGGCCCGAAATCGAGCGCCCGGACGGTGTAA